Part of the Apostichopus japonicus isolate 1M-3 chromosome 13, ASM3797524v1, whole genome shotgun sequence genome is shown below.
GAGAGAACAGACATTACGTCAAGGCAATAGCGAAGGTCCTCCGAATGACAGCTACTCAGAAGATCGCACAGCGGGGACACAGAGAAGGACAATCGAGTATGAACAGAGGGAACTTCCTGGCCACACTGAACCTGATCTCAGAGTATGACACGATCGTGGCATCAAAACTGTCTGGCCCTTGCGATGCCAAGTACACGCACCCTGTCATTCAGAACGAGCTCCTACACGTCATGGCCGATACAGTTTGGGATGCCATCAGAGAGGACATCGAGGCTGCAGGCTACTTCTCCTTGCAGGTTGATGAGACAAAGGACATCCATGAGGAGTTTTTGCACTTCAAAGAAGCTGCTGGCCTTGATGCAGGCTCTCTCTTCAGAGTCATCCACAAGACACTCAACGATAGCAGGATCGATATCCAGAAGTGTGTTGGCCAGTGCTATGATGGTGCATCAGTCATGAGTGGGGCTAATGCTGGCGTACAGGCAAAGTTCCGAGAGGTTGTCCCCCAGGCTATCTACACTCACTGCTTCGCCCACCGTCTGAACCTGACTCTTGTGGACAGTTTGAAAAGTGTCAACCTATGTAGTGAGTTTTTCGCAATACTGCAGAAATTGTATGTCTTCCTGTCCGGATCGTTCACTCATCAGGTGTTCCTGCAAGCTCAGAAGGAGTACCTGAAGGACAAACATCCGGTTGAGCTGAAGCGGCTTTCTGATACTAGATGGGCCTGTCAGCATGCAGCCTGCGTTGCAGTCAGTGAAGCACTCCCTGCCGTCATTGCCACTCTCGAGGAATTGGCTGAGGAGAGCAACAAAGACAGGGCTGTGGAAGCCAGAGGACTCCTTGCGGTCATCAACGGAAGCTTCGTGGTGGGCCTGGTTGTTCTGCGGGCGGTTCTGAGGAAAACAAAGACACTCTCCGATCATCTCCAAGCTCGGGACCTCGACCTCGCTGAAGCAGTCTGTCTCGTGGATACAGTCATCGAGGATCTGGACGAGTGCCGATCATCAGAAGAGGCATGGAACACCCTCTTCGAAGAGGCAAAGGTGAAGTGTGCAGAGAACGACATTGCTCTCGAGAAGCCCTCCCGACCTACGAGGAAGCGATCCTTTCCTGTCTTGATGAAGCGGTCGTCATGGCACCTACTGGGCGAAGAGACCAGATGACAACCTTGGAGGAGTTCAAGGTGAACCTCTTCTACACAATTTTGGAAGCGCTTCTTG
Proteins encoded:
- the LOC139978532 gene encoding zinc finger MYM-type protein 1-like, translated to MTCDQEQRTNQFGTIMRMDFQHTDVEELIWEESGGEEDVAELAEEHLEFAEEEDVTGQDTPQQPRADAKETAPRRTLPGPADISQSPVEDPQQPHLKAFPQTTYGEKKRSFNKEWYSAYSWIEYSVERDAVFCYACRHFSTANKVTEQSFTRDGFRNWRHAMGKDGKLLKHERSHKAALEAWSEFKQRAKSQTNIGNLLNEAHIRLVRENRHYVKAIAKVLRMTATQKIAQRGHREGQSSMNRGNFLATLNLISEYDTIVASKLSGPCDAKYTHPVIQNELLHVMADTVWDAIREDIEAAGYFSLQVDETKDIHEEFLHFKEAAGLDAGSLFRVIHKTLNDSRIDIQKCVGQCYDGASVMSGANAGVQAKFREVVPQAIYTHCFAHRLNLTLVDSLKSVNLCSEFFAILQKLYVFLSGSFTHQVFLQAQKEYLKDKHPVELKRLSDTRWACQHAACVAVSEALPAVIATLEELAEESNKDRAVEARGLLAVINGSFVVGLVVLRAVLRKTKTLSDHLQARDLDLAEAVCLVDTVIEDLDECRSSEEAWNTLFEEAKVKCAENDIALEKPSRPTRKRSFPVLMKRSSWHLLGEETR